The Oceanimonas doudoroffii genome contains the following window.
AGGGTTATATCTCTCACCACCTGCAACACCTGCAGATTGGTTCGGGATTCTGGGCGTTGAATATCGATTCTTTGCTTGTTTCCGTTGTCCTGGGCGCGCTGTTCTTGTGGGGCTTCAGCAAGGTGGCATCCCGTGCTACCACCGGAGTTCCAGGCAAGTGGCAATGTGCCATCGAGCTGCTGGTTGAGTTTGTGGATAAATCTGTCAAGGACGTCTTCCATGGCAAAAGTGCGTTGATCGCGCCGTTGGCGCTGACCATTTTTGTCTGGGTATTCCTGATGAACCTGATGGACCTTATCCCGGTCGACTATCTGCCCTATGGTGCGCAATTGCTGGGCGTTCCTTACCTGAGGGTTGTTCCTTCCGCCGATGTTAACATCACCATGTCCATGGCGTTCGGTGTCTTCTTCCTGATCATTTTCTACAGCATCAAGATGAAGGGCGTGTCCGGCTTTGTAAAAGAGCTGACCATGCAACCGCTGAACCACTGGTCCATGATTCCCGTTAACCTGGTGCTTGAGACTGTATCCCTGATCGCAAAACCCATCTCCCTGGGTCTGCGACTGTTCGGCAACATGTACGCCGGTGAGATGATCTTCATCCTCATCGCGGGTCTGCTGCCGTGGTGGTCTCAATGGGTCCTTAATGTGCCGTGGGCGATTTTCCACATTCTGGTAATCACTCTGCAGGCTTTCATCTTCATGATCCTGACCGTCGTCTACATGTCGATGGCCTATGAAGAACATTAATTAACGATAACAAAAATTTAACAAGCTGTCGTTCTAACCGCTAACAATTGGAGAAAAAAAATGGAAATGATTTTCATCGCTGCCGCTCTCATGCTGGGTCTGGCTTCTATCGGTGGTGCTATCGGTATCTCTATGCTGGGTGGCAAGTTCCTGGAAAGTGCTGCTCGTCAGCCTGACATGCTGCCTGCCCTGCGCGGCAACTTCTTCATCGTGGTAGGTCTGGTTGACGCCATCCCGATGATCACCGTTGGTATGGCTCTGTACCTGATCTTCGCCGTAGCCTAATGGCCCGGCACGTTAATCAGTCTGCTAACCAACTTTAAAGGAGAGTTGCGATGAACATGAACGCAACAATCCTCGGTCAAACGATCGCGTTTATCATCTTCGTTTGGTTCTGCATGAAGTTCGTATGGCCCCCCATCATGGGTGCCATCGAGAAGCGCCAGAAAGAAATTGCCGAAGGTCTGTCTTCGGCCGAACGTGCCAAGAAAGACCTGGCACTGGCGCAGACCAATGCAACCGAACAGCTGAAGGAAGCCAAGCTGCAGTCTGCTCAAATTGTTGAGCAGGCCAACAAGCGTAAGGCCCAGATCATCGAGGATGCAACGCGTGAGGCTCAGGCCGAGCGTGAAAAGATTCTGGCACAGGCCCAGGCGGAAGTTGAAGCCGAACGCAACCGTGTCAAAGAGGAACTGCGCAAGCAGGTTGCTGCTCTTGCCCTGGTGGGTGCAGAGAGAATCCTCGAGCGTCAGATTGATGCCGCTGCCAACAGCGACATCGTTGAGAAAGTAGTAGCTGAACTGTAAGGGAATCAGAGCCATGGAAATGAAAACCATTGCTCGCCCCTATGCCAAAGCAGCTTTCGATTTTGCCGTTGAGAAAAAAGCGGTCGACAACTGGTTGTCCATGCTGACGTTTGCCGCCGAAGTGGCACAAAACGACAGCATGGCCCAGGTGTTGAGCAGCGATCTGAACGCGGAAAAGATGGCCGAAGTGTTTTTGGCTGTCTGTGGCGAACAGCTCGACGAGCAAGGCCAGAACCTGATTCGGGTTCTGGCTGAAAACGGACGCTTGAGTGTGTTGCCGGCAGTGGTGCGGGAATTCGCCGAAATGAAGGCGGAACTGGACCGGGTAGTGGATGCCGATGTGGTATCTGCCGCCAAACTGACCAAGCAACAAGTGGCCAAGATTCAGGCTTCACTGGAACAGCGTCTGGGACGCCAGGTGAACCTGAATTGCAGCGTCGACAAGAGCCTGATGGCCGGCATTATCATCAAGGCCGGCGACCTGGTTATCGACGGAAGTGTGCGGGGCCGTCTGTCCCGCTTGGCCGAAACGCTGCAATCTTGATTGGGGAATAGAGCATGCAACTGAATTCAACTGAAATTGCCGAGCTGATCAAACAGCGCATCGAGCAATTCAATGTTGTCAGTGAAGCACGAAACGAAGGTACCATCGTGTCCGTAAGCGATGGCATCATTCGTATTCACGGCCTTGCTGACATCATGCAAGGTGAAATGATTGAACTGCCGGGCAACCGTTACGCCCTGGCACTGAACCTGGAGCGCGACTCCGTGGGCGCCGTGGTCATGGGTCCTTATGCCGATCTGGCCGAAGGCACCAAGGTTCACTCCACCGGTCGTATCCTGGAAGTTCCGGTAGGCCGCAGCCTGCTGGGCCGTGTGGTTAACACCCTGGGTGAGCCGATCGACGGCAAGGGCGCCATCGAGACCGATATCACTTCTCCGGTAGAAGTGATTGCGCCCGGCGTAATCGACCGTCAGTCGGTAGACCAGCCGGTACAGACCGGCTACAAGGCCGTTGACGCTATGATTCCTATCGGCCGTGGCCAGCGTGAGCTGATCATCGGTGACCGTCAGGTGGGTAAAACCGCCCTGGCCGTTGACGCCATCATCAACCAGAAAGACTCCGGCATTAAATGTGTGTACGTGGCCATCGGCCAGAAAGCGTCCACCATCGCCAACGTGGTCCGCAAGCTGGAAGAGCATGACGCGCTGAAGAACACCATCGTGGTGGTTGCTTCCGCTTCCGAGTCTGCCGCCCTGCAGTACCTGGCGCCTTACGCCGGTTGTGCCATGGGTGAGTACTTCCGTGACCGCGGTGAAGATGCCCTGATCGTGTACGATGACCTGTCCAAGCAGGCCGTTGCCTACCGTCAGATCTCTCTGCTGCTGCGTCGTCCGCCGGGCCGTGAAGCCTACCCGGGTGACGTGTTCTACCTGCACTCCCGCCTGCTGGAGCGTGCTTCCCGCGTGTCTGCCGACTACGTTGAGAAGTTCACCAATGGCGAAGTGAAAGGTCAGACCGGTTCACTGACTGCGCTGCCGATCATCGAAACTCAGGCCGGCGACGTGTCTGCGTTCGTACCGACCAACGTGATCTCCATCACCGACGGTCAGATCTTCCTGACCACCGAACTGTTCAACTCCGGTATTCGTCCGGCCGTTGACCCGGGTATCTCCGTATCCCGTGTAGGTGGTGCAGCCCAGACCAAGATCGTCAAGAAGCTGTCTGGTGGTATCCGTACCGCCCTGGCCCAGTATCGCGAACTGGCCGCCTTCGCCCAGTTCTCTTCCGATCTGGACGATGCTACTCGCAAGCAGCTGAACCACGGTCAGAAAGTGACCGAACTGATGAAGCAGAAGCAATACCGTCCGATGTCCGTTGCGGAGCAGGCCCTGTCCCTGTTCGCCGCCGAAAACGGCTACCTGGACGATGTTGAGCTGAAGCTCATCACTACGTTCGAAGACGCCCTGCTCGCTTACGCCAATTCAGAACATGCCGCCCTGATGGCGGAGATCAACGAGAAAGCCGACTACAACAAAGACGTTGTAGCCAAGCTGACTGCGTTGCTGGATAGCTTCAAGGCTACCCAGTCCTGGTAACCATGTGGCAGCGTTTATTGCTGCCACCTGAATTGGAGAAGCGACATGGCCGGCGCAAAAGAAATACGTAGCAAGATCGGGAGTGTGAAAAACACTCAGAAGATCACCAGCGCTATGGAGATGGTGGCCGCCTCGAAAATGCGCAAAGCGCAGGATCGCATGGACCACAGCCGCCCATACGCTGAAACCATACGCAAGGTGATCGGCCACATCGCGCAGGGGAACCTGGAATACAAGCACCCCTATCTGGAAGACCGTGAGGTCAAGCGCGTAGGCTTTATTATCGTCTCCACCGATCGTGGCCTTTGTGGTGGTCTGAACATCAACGTGTTCAAGGCTGCCATGAACGAAATGAAAGCATGCACCGACAAGGGTGTGGGCGTTGATCTGTGCCTTATCGGCAGCAAAGCGGTGAGTTTTTTCAACCGCTATGGCGGCAAGGTACTGGCTCAGGCTTCCGGCCTGGGTGACAACCCCGCCCTGGACAGCCTGATTGGCTCGGTCAGCGTCATGCTTGAGGCATACGACAAGGGTGAGATAGACAAGCTGTACCTGGTGTACAACAAGTTTGAAAACACCATGGTGCAAAAGCCGACGGTCGATCAACTGTTGCCTTTGCCTGCATCGGAAGAAGAAGTGGCCAGCCACAGCTGGGACTACCTCTATGAGCCGGACCCCAAATCGCTGCTGGACACGCTGCTGGTACGCTTTGTGGAATCCCAGGTGTATCAGGGTGTGGTCGAGAACCTGGCCAGCGAACAGGCGGCCCGGATGGTGGCGATGAAAGCCGCAACCGACAACGCCGGCAACCTCATCAACGATCTGCAACTGGTGTATAACAAGGCCCGTCAGGCCGCCATTACCCAGGAGCTGAGTGAGATCGTTGCCGGGGCCGGTGCCGTATAAGGCGAAGGTATTCAAAGGTTTAGAGGATTTGACATGAGTAAGGGTATCATAGTCCAAATCATCGGCGCCGTTGTTGACGTGGAATTCCCGCAAGATGCGGTTCCCCACGTATACGACGCGCTGAAGATTACGACGGAAGGCCAGGGCCAGGGTCTGGTTCTGGAAGTTCAGCAGCAAATCGGCGGCGGCGTTGTTCGTTGTATCGCCATGGGTTCTTCCGACGGCCTGCGCCGTGGTCTGGAAATTGAAAACACCAACGCGCCCATTCAGGTGCCGGTAGGTGTTCAGACCCTGGGTCGCATCATGGACGTACTGGGTAACCCCATCGACGAAAAAGGCGACATCGGCGAAGAAGAGCGCTGGTCCATTCACCGCGAAGCCCCCAGCTACGAAGAGCAGTCCAACTCTGCCGAGCTGCTGGAAACCGGCATCAAGGTAATCGACCTGGTATGTCCCTTCGCCAAGGGTGGTAAGGTTGGTCTGTTCGGTGGTGCCGGTGTAGGTAAAACCGTAAACATGATGGAACTGATCCGTAACATCGCCATCGAGCACAGCGGTTACTCCGTGTTTGCCGGTGTGGGTGAGCGTACCCGTGAAGGTAACGACTTCTACCACGAAATGACCGAGTCCAACGTACTGGACAAGGTATCTCTGGTATACGGTCAGATGAACGAGCCGCCCGGCAACCGTCTGCGTGTGGCCCTGACCGGTCTGACCATGGCCGAGAAGTTCCGTGACGAAGGTCGTGACGTACTGTTGTTCGTGGACAACATCTACCGTTACACCCTGGCCGGTACCGAAGTATCCGCACTGCTGGGCCGTATGCCTTCCGCAGTAGGTTACCAGCCGACCCTGGCCGAAGAGATGGGCGTTCTGCAGGAGCGTATCACCTCTACCAAGACCGGCTCCATCACCTCCGTACAGGCCGTTTACGTGCCCGCGGATGACTTGACCGACCCGTCTCCGGCCACCACCTTCGCCCACCTGGATGCGACCGTGGTACTGAGCCGTCAGATCGCTGCCCTGGGTATCTACCCGGCCGTTGACCCGCTGGACTCCACCAGCCGTCAGCTGGACCCGCAGGTGGTTGGTGAAGAGCACTACTCTGTTGCCCGTGGCGTACAGACCGTGCTGCAGCGCTATAAAGAGCTGAAAGACATCATCGCCATCCTGGGTATGGACGAACTGTCTGAAGACGACAAGCTGACCGTGTCCCGCGCCCGTAAAATCGAGCGTTTCCTGTCTCAGCCGTTCTTCGTGGCCGAAGTGTTCACCGGTGCCCCCGGCAAGTATGTGTCTCTGAAAGACACCATCGCTGGCTTCCAGGGCATCCTGAACGGCGACTACGACACGCTGCCCGAGCAGGCGTTCTACATGGTTGGCTCCATCGACGAAGCGGTCGAAAAAGCCAAGAAACTGTAAGCCTCTAAGGAGGACCTGATGGCTGAGTATAGCTTTCACCTGGACATCGTCAGTGCCGAGAAGCGTCTGTTTTCCGGCTCTGTCAGCGCGGTGACAGTCTCCGGCTCTGAGGGTGAATTGGGCGTTCGTTACGGACACGCCCCCCTGCTGACGGCAATCCGTCCCGGCCTGGTGCAATACGTGACCAAGGCCGGCCAGCAGGAAGTTCTGTATGTTTCCGGCGGTATGCTGGAAGTGCAGGGCAGCAGTGTCATGGTACTGGCCGACACTGCGATTCGCGCCGAAGATCTGGATAAAGCCAAGGCCGAAGAAGCCAAACGCTCGGCGGAAGCCAAGCTGCAAAACTCCTCACACGATGTGGACTATGCAGAAGCGGCCGCCGAACTGGCCCGGGCTATGGCGAAACTGCGCGTGCTGCAGTTGGTTAAGAAAAACGTACGTTAAGCCGAACGTTCGAAAAAGCGACCTCAGGGTCGCTTTTTTTTTGCGAAAAAATCACAATAACGGCATTAACGGTGAGGTGTCAGGAGTGAGGGGTGAGGAGAAACAACCGTTCTGCAAACGGGTTTTACTCCTCACCTCTAACCCCTCACTCCTCACGGTCATTTCA
Protein-coding sequences here:
- the atpB gene encoding F0F1 ATP synthase subunit A translates to MAATGDVLTSQGYISHHLQHLQIGSGFWALNIDSLLVSVVLGALFLWGFSKVASRATTGVPGKWQCAIELLVEFVDKSVKDVFHGKSALIAPLALTIFVWVFLMNLMDLIPVDYLPYGAQLLGVPYLRVVPSADVNITMSMAFGVFFLIIFYSIKMKGVSGFVKELTMQPLNHWSMIPVNLVLETVSLIAKPISLGLRLFGNMYAGEMIFILIAGLLPWWSQWVLNVPWAIFHILVITLQAFIFMILTVVYMSMAYEEH
- the atpD gene encoding F0F1 ATP synthase subunit beta, coding for MSKGIIVQIIGAVVDVEFPQDAVPHVYDALKITTEGQGQGLVLEVQQQIGGGVVRCIAMGSSDGLRRGLEIENTNAPIQVPVGVQTLGRIMDVLGNPIDEKGDIGEEERWSIHREAPSYEEQSNSAELLETGIKVIDLVCPFAKGGKVGLFGGAGVGKTVNMMELIRNIAIEHSGYSVFAGVGERTREGNDFYHEMTESNVLDKVSLVYGQMNEPPGNRLRVALTGLTMAEKFRDEGRDVLLFVDNIYRYTLAGTEVSALLGRMPSAVGYQPTLAEEMGVLQERITSTKTGSITSVQAVYVPADDLTDPSPATTFAHLDATVVLSRQIAALGIYPAVDPLDSTSRQLDPQVVGEEHYSVARGVQTVLQRYKELKDIIAILGMDELSEDDKLTVSRARKIERFLSQPFFVAEVFTGAPGKYVSLKDTIAGFQGILNGDYDTLPEQAFYMVGSIDEAVEKAKKL
- the atpF gene encoding F0F1 ATP synthase subunit B: MNMNATILGQTIAFIIFVWFCMKFVWPPIMGAIEKRQKEIAEGLSSAERAKKDLALAQTNATEQLKEAKLQSAQIVEQANKRKAQIIEDATREAQAEREKILAQAQAEVEAERNRVKEELRKQVAALALVGAERILERQIDAAANSDIVEKVVAEL
- the atpG gene encoding F0F1 ATP synthase subunit gamma; protein product: MAGAKEIRSKIGSVKNTQKITSAMEMVAASKMRKAQDRMDHSRPYAETIRKVIGHIAQGNLEYKHPYLEDREVKRVGFIIVSTDRGLCGGLNINVFKAAMNEMKACTDKGVGVDLCLIGSKAVSFFNRYGGKVLAQASGLGDNPALDSLIGSVSVMLEAYDKGEIDKLYLVYNKFENTMVQKPTVDQLLPLPASEEEVASHSWDYLYEPDPKSLLDTLLVRFVESQVYQGVVENLASEQAARMVAMKAATDNAGNLINDLQLVYNKARQAAITQELSEIVAGAGAV
- a CDS encoding F0F1 ATP synthase subunit epsilon, which produces MAEYSFHLDIVSAEKRLFSGSVSAVTVSGSEGELGVRYGHAPLLTAIRPGLVQYVTKAGQQEVLYVSGGMLEVQGSSVMVLADTAIRAEDLDKAKAEEAKRSAEAKLQNSSHDVDYAEAAAELARAMAKLRVLQLVKKNVR
- the atpE gene encoding F0F1 ATP synthase subunit C encodes the protein MEMIFIAAALMLGLASIGGAIGISMLGGKFLESAARQPDMLPALRGNFFIVVGLVDAIPMITVGMALYLIFAVA
- the atpH gene encoding F0F1 ATP synthase subunit delta produces the protein MEMKTIARPYAKAAFDFAVEKKAVDNWLSMLTFAAEVAQNDSMAQVLSSDLNAEKMAEVFLAVCGEQLDEQGQNLIRVLAENGRLSVLPAVVREFAEMKAELDRVVDADVVSAAKLTKQQVAKIQASLEQRLGRQVNLNCSVDKSLMAGIIIKAGDLVIDGSVRGRLSRLAETLQS
- the atpA gene encoding F0F1 ATP synthase subunit alpha; translated protein: MQLNSTEIAELIKQRIEQFNVVSEARNEGTIVSVSDGIIRIHGLADIMQGEMIELPGNRYALALNLERDSVGAVVMGPYADLAEGTKVHSTGRILEVPVGRSLLGRVVNTLGEPIDGKGAIETDITSPVEVIAPGVIDRQSVDQPVQTGYKAVDAMIPIGRGQRELIIGDRQVGKTALAVDAIINQKDSGIKCVYVAIGQKASTIANVVRKLEEHDALKNTIVVVASASESAALQYLAPYAGCAMGEYFRDRGEDALIVYDDLSKQAVAYRQISLLLRRPPGREAYPGDVFYLHSRLLERASRVSADYVEKFTNGEVKGQTGSLTALPIIETQAGDVSAFVPTNVISITDGQIFLTTELFNSGIRPAVDPGISVSRVGGAAQTKIVKKLSGGIRTALAQYRELAAFAQFSSDLDDATRKQLNHGQKVTELMKQKQYRPMSVAEQALSLFAAENGYLDDVELKLITTFEDALLAYANSEHAALMAEINEKADYNKDVVAKLTALLDSFKATQSW